One segment of Falco peregrinus isolate bFalPer1 chromosome 4, bFalPer1.pri, whole genome shotgun sequence DNA contains the following:
- the VSTM5 gene encoding V-set and transmembrane domain-containing protein 5 isoform X3, whose amino-acid sequence MNCSIITSVGTSRKKEKLKSIIHPLLKQTTETAPGGVSLVVPQPNINATVAQNILLSVEYFCRGIATIEWKHVSSWGTTKIVEWKSGNYVNISTVYKDRVTTFENGSIQLLNVGMRDAGYYFITVTEEYGTNTYGTIIVNVYEIIYEDLHFVAVLFAFLAAVSAILICFMWLCNKSLHLFQKKTTNKLTASTTEEIELETIEC is encoded by the exons ATGAATTGCTCCATAATCACATCAGTGGGAACTAG cagaaagaaagagaaactgaaaagcataaTCCATCCTCTCTTAAAACAGACCACCGAGACAG ctCCTGGAGGAGTGTCGTTAGTTGTCCCACAACCCAACATCAACGCAACAGTGGCACAAAACATCCTCCTCTCAGTTGAATACTTTTGCAGAGGCATTGCCACCATTGAGTGGAAGCATGTGTCCAGCTGGGGCACCACCAAAATTGTTGAGTGGAAAAGTGGGAATTACGTCAACATATCCACGGTCTACAAGGACAGAGTGACTACTTTTGAAAATGGCTCCATACAGCTTCTGAATGTGGGCATGAGAGATGCCGGCTACTATTTTATCACTGTAACAGAGGAGTATGGAACCAACACCTATGGCACCATCATAGTCAATGTTTACG AGATTATCTATGAGGATTTACATTTCGTAGCAgttctctttgcatttcttgCTGCAGTATCTGCCATTTTGATTTGCTTCATGTGGCTGTGTAATAAATCTCTGCATCTATTTCAGAAGAAGACGACAAACAAACTGACAG CGAGTACAACTGAAGAGATTGAATTGGAAACCATTGAGTGTTAG
- the VSTM5 gene encoding V-set and transmembrane domain-containing protein 5 isoform X4: MNCSIITSVGTRKKEKLKSIIHPLLKQTTETAPGGVSLVVPQPNINATVAQNILLSVEYFCRGIATIEWKHVSSWGTTKIVEWKSGNYVNISTVYKDRVTTFENGSIQLLNVGMRDAGYYFITVTEEYGTNTYGTIIVNVYEIIYEDLHFVAVLFAFLAAVSAILICFMWLCNKSLHLFQKKTTNKLTASTTEEIELETIEC, encoded by the exons ATGAATTGCTCCATAATCACATCAGTGGGAACTAG aaagaaagagaaactgaaaagcataaTCCATCCTCTCTTAAAACAGACCACCGAGACAG ctCCTGGAGGAGTGTCGTTAGTTGTCCCACAACCCAACATCAACGCAACAGTGGCACAAAACATCCTCCTCTCAGTTGAATACTTTTGCAGAGGCATTGCCACCATTGAGTGGAAGCATGTGTCCAGCTGGGGCACCACCAAAATTGTTGAGTGGAAAAGTGGGAATTACGTCAACATATCCACGGTCTACAAGGACAGAGTGACTACTTTTGAAAATGGCTCCATACAGCTTCTGAATGTGGGCATGAGAGATGCCGGCTACTATTTTATCACTGTAACAGAGGAGTATGGAACCAACACCTATGGCACCATCATAGTCAATGTTTACG AGATTATCTATGAGGATTTACATTTCGTAGCAgttctctttgcatttcttgCTGCAGTATCTGCCATTTTGATTTGCTTCATGTGGCTGTGTAATAAATCTCTGCATCTATTTCAGAAGAAGACGACAAACAAACTGACAG CGAGTACAACTGAAGAGATTGAATTGGAAACCATTGAGTGTTAG
- the VSTM5 gene encoding V-set and transmembrane domain-containing protein 5 isoform X5 → MRPLQGCRGRGVVVGTVTLCLAAGWALQTPGGVSLVVPQPNINATVAQNILLSVEYFCRGIATIEWKHVSSWGTTKIVEWKSGNYVNISTVYKDRVTTFENGSIQLLNVGMRDAGYYFITVTEEYGTNTYGTIIVNVYEIIYEDLHFVAVLFAFLAAVSAILICFMWLCNKSLHLFQKKTTNKLTASTTEEIELETIEC, encoded by the exons ATGAGACCGCTCCAGGGCTGCCGGGGACGGGGCGTCGTCGTGGGGACCGTCACCCTCTGCCTGGCCGCCGGGTGGGCTCTGCAGA ctCCTGGAGGAGTGTCGTTAGTTGTCCCACAACCCAACATCAACGCAACAGTGGCACAAAACATCCTCCTCTCAGTTGAATACTTTTGCAGAGGCATTGCCACCATTGAGTGGAAGCATGTGTCCAGCTGGGGCACCACCAAAATTGTTGAGTGGAAAAGTGGGAATTACGTCAACATATCCACGGTCTACAAGGACAGAGTGACTACTTTTGAAAATGGCTCCATACAGCTTCTGAATGTGGGCATGAGAGATGCCGGCTACTATTTTATCACTGTAACAGAGGAGTATGGAACCAACACCTATGGCACCATCATAGTCAATGTTTACG AGATTATCTATGAGGATTTACATTTCGTAGCAgttctctttgcatttcttgCTGCAGTATCTGCCATTTTGATTTGCTTCATGTGGCTGTGTAATAAATCTCTGCATCTATTTCAGAAGAAGACGACAAACAAACTGACAG CGAGTACAACTGAAGAGATTGAATTGGAAACCATTGAGTGTTAG
- the VSTM5 gene encoding V-set and transmembrane domain-containing protein 5 isoform X1: MQPLEHRLLSDETAPGLPGTGRRRGDRHPLPGRRVGSAEKKEKLKSIIHPLLKQTTETAPGGVSLVVPQPNINATVAQNILLSVEYFCRGIATIEWKHVSSWGTTKIVEWKSGNYVNISTVYKDRVTTFENGSIQLLNVGMRDAGYYFITVTEEYGTNTYGTIIVNVYEIIYEDLHFVAVLFAFLAAVSAILICFMWLCNKSLHLFQKKTTNKLTASTTEEIELETIEC, translated from the exons ATGCAACCCCTGGAGCACCGGCTCCTCTCTGATGAGACCGCTCCAGGGCTGCCGGGGACGGGGCGTCGTCGTGGGGACCGTCACCCTCTGCCTGGCCGCCGGGTGGGCTCTGCAGA aaagaaagagaaactgaaaagcataaTCCATCCTCTCTTAAAACAGACCACCGAGACAG ctCCTGGAGGAGTGTCGTTAGTTGTCCCACAACCCAACATCAACGCAACAGTGGCACAAAACATCCTCCTCTCAGTTGAATACTTTTGCAGAGGCATTGCCACCATTGAGTGGAAGCATGTGTCCAGCTGGGGCACCACCAAAATTGTTGAGTGGAAAAGTGGGAATTACGTCAACATATCCACGGTCTACAAGGACAGAGTGACTACTTTTGAAAATGGCTCCATACAGCTTCTGAATGTGGGCATGAGAGATGCCGGCTACTATTTTATCACTGTAACAGAGGAGTATGGAACCAACACCTATGGCACCATCATAGTCAATGTTTACG AGATTATCTATGAGGATTTACATTTCGTAGCAgttctctttgcatttcttgCTGCAGTATCTGCCATTTTGATTTGCTTCATGTGGCTGTGTAATAAATCTCTGCATCTATTTCAGAAGAAGACGACAAACAAACTGACAG CGAGTACAACTGAAGAGATTGAATTGGAAACCATTGAGTGTTAG
- the VSTM5 gene encoding V-set and transmembrane domain-containing protein 5 isoform X2 — protein sequence MVIETFLLSSIKNVYLVFNLNTYVPFMVSRKKEKLKSIIHPLLKQTTETAPGGVSLVVPQPNINATVAQNILLSVEYFCRGIATIEWKHVSSWGTTKIVEWKSGNYVNISTVYKDRVTTFENGSIQLLNVGMRDAGYYFITVTEEYGTNTYGTIIVNVYEIIYEDLHFVAVLFAFLAAVSAILICFMWLCNKSLHLFQKKTTNKLTASTTEEIELETIEC from the exons ATGGTAATAGAAACATTTCTCCTGTCATcgattaaaaatgtgtatttagtctttaatttaaatacatatgTTCCTTTTATggtcagcagaaagaaagagaaactgaaaagcataaTCCATCCTCTCTTAAAACAGACCACCGAGACAG ctCCTGGAGGAGTGTCGTTAGTTGTCCCACAACCCAACATCAACGCAACAGTGGCACAAAACATCCTCCTCTCAGTTGAATACTTTTGCAGAGGCATTGCCACCATTGAGTGGAAGCATGTGTCCAGCTGGGGCACCACCAAAATTGTTGAGTGGAAAAGTGGGAATTACGTCAACATATCCACGGTCTACAAGGACAGAGTGACTACTTTTGAAAATGGCTCCATACAGCTTCTGAATGTGGGCATGAGAGATGCCGGCTACTATTTTATCACTGTAACAGAGGAGTATGGAACCAACACCTATGGCACCATCATAGTCAATGTTTACG AGATTATCTATGAGGATTTACATTTCGTAGCAgttctctttgcatttcttgCTGCAGTATCTGCCATTTTGATTTGCTTCATGTGGCTGTGTAATAAATCTCTGCATCTATTTCAGAAGAAGACGACAAACAAACTGACAG CGAGTACAACTGAAGAGATTGAATTGGAAACCATTGAGTGTTAG